One Mesorhizobium sp. J428 DNA segment encodes these proteins:
- a CDS encoding class I SAM-dependent RNA methyltransferase, which yields MNVRLRIDSLGGQGDGVARTERGQVFVPFTLPGEIVNAAVERDRGTLMAVVEPSLLRVEPPCRHFGTCGGCSLQHMEGAAYRAFKAERVASALKRERIDVALEPLVDCAPDSRRRVVLSGRKTTGGMLLGYHRMQSGEIVDIEECRIAVPSIVSALPLLRDLAGVVCQNTKPFHVTVTATETGHDVAFADVGDVPDAARRAAGDMAIRQRLARLSIEGDIVVEHHRPAIRYGSVDVSPPPGSFLQAVASAEEAMAGLVMAHLAKAKRVADLFCGSGAFALRLARGSEVHAVEAEAAPLAALDRGFRFSTGLKRVTTEKRDLFRRPLTFKELDAFDGIVFDPPRAGAEDQSRQIARSNVPKVAAVSCNPTTLARDLRILIDGGYRLVGVTPVDQFLWSPHVEAVALLEKPRKRR from the coding sequence GTGAACGTGCGGCTCAGGATCGACTCGCTCGGCGGCCAGGGCGACGGCGTGGCCCGGACCGAGCGCGGCCAGGTCTTCGTTCCGTTCACCCTGCCGGGCGAGATCGTCAACGCGGCCGTCGAGCGCGACCGCGGCACGCTGATGGCGGTGGTTGAACCGTCGCTGCTCAGAGTCGAGCCTCCGTGCCGGCATTTCGGCACCTGCGGCGGCTGTTCGCTCCAGCACATGGAGGGTGCGGCCTATCGCGCCTTCAAGGCGGAGCGCGTCGCCTCGGCGCTGAAGCGGGAGCGGATCGACGTGGCGCTCGAACCGTTGGTCGACTGCGCGCCCGACAGCCGCCGCCGCGTGGTGCTGAGCGGCCGCAAGACGACAGGCGGCATGCTGCTGGGCTATCACCGCATGCAGTCGGGCGAGATCGTCGACATCGAGGAATGCCGCATCGCCGTGCCGTCGATCGTTTCGGCCTTGCCGCTGCTGCGCGACCTTGCCGGCGTCGTCTGCCAGAACACGAAGCCTTTCCATGTCACGGTGACCGCGACGGAGACCGGCCACGATGTCGCCTTCGCCGATGTCGGCGACGTGCCCGACGCGGCGCGGCGGGCGGCGGGCGATATGGCGATCCGTCAACGTCTGGCGCGGCTCTCGATCGAGGGCGACATCGTGGTCGAGCATCACAGGCCGGCCATCCGCTATGGCAGCGTGGACGTCTCGCCGCCGCCCGGAAGCTTTCTCCAGGCGGTCGCCTCCGCCGAGGAGGCGATGGCCGGCCTCGTCATGGCGCACCTTGCCAAGGCCAAGCGCGTGGCCGATCTCTTCTGCGGCTCCGGCGCCTTTGCGCTGCGCCTTGCCCGTGGCTCTGAAGTCCATGCCGTGGAGGCGGAAGCCGCTCCTCTTGCCGCCCTCGACCGCGGCTTCCGTTTCTCGACGGGGCTGAAGCGCGTCACGACGGAGAAGCGCGATCTCTTCCGCCGGCCGCTCACCTTCAAGGAACTCGATGCGTTCGACGGCATCGTCTTCGATCCGCCGCGCGCGGGCGCCGAGGACCAGTCGCGGCAGATCGCGCGGTCAAACGTGCCGAAGGTGGCGGCGGTGTCCTGCAATCCCACGACGCTCGCCCGCGACCTGCGCATCCTCATCGACGGCGGCTACAGGCTGGTCGGCGTGACGCCTGTCGACCAGTTCCTCTGGTCGCCACATGTCGAGGCGGTGGCGCTGCTGGAGAAACCGCGCAAGCGGCGGTGA
- a CDS encoding NAD-dependent deacylase, which produces MTIPSIVVLTGAGISVESGLDTFRDKNGIWAKVDHRQLATPEGFAHDPVKVHDFYNKRRRQLRDTRPNAAHHALARLEGAWRDNFLLVTQNVDDLHESAGSRRLIHMHGELNSGLCEACGMRCPWKTDMSTYSQCPHCSIVGRMRPDIVWFGEMPYQMERIYRALGQADLFVAIGTSGNVYPAAQFVEEASAAGARTVEINLDTSDNTQLFNEVIRGPASTTVPAFVDRLLAKA; this is translated from the coding sequence TTGACTATCCCCTCCATCGTCGTCCTCACCGGCGCGGGCATATCCGTGGAGTCCGGACTCGACACGTTCCGCGACAAGAACGGGATCTGGGCGAAAGTGGACCATCGCCAGCTCGCCACGCCGGAGGGCTTCGCCCACGATCCGGTGAAGGTGCACGACTTCTACAACAAGCGCCGGCGGCAGCTTCGCGACACGCGACCCAATGCAGCGCATCATGCGCTGGCGCGCCTCGAAGGCGCCTGGCGCGACAATTTCCTGCTCGTCACGCAGAACGTCGATGACCTGCACGAATCGGCTGGCTCGCGCCGGCTCATCCACATGCATGGCGAGCTGAACTCCGGCCTGTGCGAGGCCTGCGGCATGCGCTGCCCGTGGAAGACGGACATGTCGACCTATTCGCAGTGCCCGCATTGCTCGATCGTCGGGCGGATGCGACCGGACATCGTCTGGTTCGGTGAAATGCCCTACCAGATGGAGCGGATCTACCGCGCGCTCGGGCAAGCCGACCTGTTCGTCGCCATCGGCACCTCGGGCAACGTCTACCCCGCCGCCCAGTTCGTCGAGGAGGCCAGTGCCGCCGGGGCGCGCACGGTCGAGATCAATCTCGACACGTCGGACAACACGCAGCTCTTCAATGAGGTGATCCGCGGCCCCGCGTCCACCACTGTGCCGGCCTTTGTCGACCGGCTGCTGGCAAAGGCCTGA
- a CDS encoding Fic family protein — MKPTDFKDSPAGTLIPTISGQQAFVPNPLPPEIDYPRIIGSFSRAMQAIGELNGLAHQLENPLIVIRPLQRQEALSSSAMEGTFTTANALALAEADADQYVDEATKEVRNYVRAFDEARRMLEEIPLSNRLIKATHRTLLSGLANSRGANKQPGEFKTHQNFIGGASRRIEDARFVPPPPNETELAMASLERYLNRPDDNGIPPLIDTALMHYQFETIHPFADGNGRVGRILIPIYLIQRGALQQPLLYFSPSVEGRKSDYVDMMLDVSRYGRWTEWIVFFLDAVSNACQRSAETIERLLMLRAEFRQKIADSGGSARYAIIADRLFASPVISAPEAAALLQVSFPAAQNALSKLEKLGILTGLEYTSHPKRFISTSVLEITDPAGGQS; from the coding sequence ATGAAGCCGACCGATTTTAAAGATAGTCCGGCTGGGACTTTAATTCCGACGATCTCAGGCCAGCAGGCCTTCGTTCCCAACCCGCTGCCTCCGGAAATCGATTACCCGCGCATCATCGGCTCTTTCAGCCGGGCTATGCAGGCTATCGGTGAATTGAACGGACTTGCGCATCAACTAGAAAACCCGCTCATCGTCATTCGTCCGCTGCAGCGGCAAGAAGCGTTATCGTCTTCAGCAATGGAGGGCACTTTCACAACTGCCAATGCACTGGCGTTGGCTGAAGCAGACGCAGATCAATATGTCGATGAGGCGACAAAGGAAGTCCGGAATTACGTACGGGCGTTTGATGAGGCGCGACGTATGCTGGAGGAAATCCCACTTTCCAATCGCCTGATCAAGGCGACTCATCGAACCCTTCTCTCAGGCCTTGCGAACAGTCGCGGGGCAAACAAGCAACCCGGCGAGTTCAAGACCCATCAGAACTTCATCGGCGGAGCATCCCGGCGAATTGAAGATGCTCGCTTCGTGCCCCCGCCACCCAACGAGACCGAACTCGCCATGGCGTCGCTGGAGCGCTATCTCAACCGTCCGGACGACAACGGAATTCCACCGTTGATCGATACGGCGCTAATGCACTATCAGTTCGAGACGATCCATCCATTCGCCGACGGCAACGGCCGAGTGGGGAGAATTCTGATTCCAATATACCTGATCCAAAGAGGCGCATTGCAGCAGCCACTCCTCTACTTCAGTCCATCGGTCGAAGGTCGCAAATCGGACTATGTCGACATGATGCTCGACGTATCGCGGTACGGCCGTTGGACTGAATGGATCGTTTTTTTCCTCGATGCAGTCAGTAATGCTTGCCAACGATCCGCAGAGACCATCGAGCGTCTGTTGATGCTTCGTGCCGAATTTCGCCAGAAGATCGCTGATTCCGGTGGGTCGGCCCGCTATGCCATCATCGCCGATCGACTTTTCGCGTCCCCCGTCATCTCCGCTCCCGAGGCTGCTGCGCTGCTTCAGGTCAGTTTTCCGGCTGCGCAGAATGCACTCAGTAAGCTCGAGAAGCTCGGCATTCTCACAGGACTGGAATACACCTCACATCCGAAGAGGTTCATCAGCACGAGCGTGCTTGAGATTACTGACCCCGCGGGAGGGCAAAGTTGA
- the tldD gene encoding metalloprotease TldD: MDSLLTQFDISDEEIRQIVRDTITGADDGELFLEQSQSEALMFDNGRLKTANFSADQGFGLRAVAGEASGYAHSSELSGAALRRAADAVSAVKTGYSGTLAEAPARTNRHLYGDANPIEAPGFEAKAKILQEIDAYVRARDPRVRQVTASLTASWQHVEIVRADGQIARDIRPLVRMSIQVVVGEGDRQETGSCGAGGRKSFDEFVADGAWRDGADEALRQALVNLEAVPAPAGTFDIVLASGWPGVMLHEAVGHGLEGDFNRKKTSAFSGLMGQQVAAKGVTVVDDGTIMERRGSLTIDDEGTPSAYNVLIEDGKLVGYMQDRQNARLMGMRPTGNGRREGYAHQPMPRMTNTYMTAGDKTPEEIIASVKKGIYAVSFGGGQVDITSGKFVFGCTEAYMIEDGKVTQPIKGAMLIGNGPDAMHRVTMVGNDLKLDTGIGTCGKAGQGVPVGIGQPHLRMNQMTVGGTKA, from the coding sequence ATGGACAGCCTGCTCACCCAGTTCGACATTTCCGACGAGGAAATCCGGCAGATCGTGCGCGACACGATCACCGGCGCCGACGACGGCGAACTGTTCCTCGAGCAGAGCCAGTCCGAAGCGCTGATGTTCGACAACGGCCGGCTGAAGACGGCCAATTTCTCGGCCGACCAGGGGTTCGGCCTGCGCGCCGTCGCGGGCGAGGCCTCGGGCTACGCACATTCGAGCGAACTGTCGGGCGCGGCGCTGCGGCGCGCAGCCGACGCCGTGTCGGCCGTCAAGACCGGTTATTCCGGGACGCTCGCGGAGGCGCCGGCGCGGACCAACCGCCATCTCTACGGCGACGCGAACCCGATCGAAGCGCCCGGATTCGAGGCCAAGGCGAAGATCCTGCAGGAGATCGACGCCTATGTGCGCGCCCGCGACCCGCGTGTGCGGCAGGTGACCGCCTCGCTCACCGCCTCCTGGCAGCATGTCGAGATCGTCCGCGCCGACGGCCAGATCGCCCGCGACATCCGCCCGCTTGTGCGCATGAGCATCCAGGTGGTCGTCGGCGAAGGCGACCGGCAGGAGACCGGTTCGTGCGGCGCCGGCGGACGCAAGAGCTTCGATGAATTCGTCGCCGACGGTGCCTGGAGAGACGGCGCAGACGAGGCGCTGCGCCAGGCGCTCGTGAACCTGGAGGCGGTCCCCGCCCCTGCAGGGACCTTCGACATCGTGCTGGCCTCCGGTTGGCCGGGCGTGATGCTGCACGAGGCGGTCGGCCATGGGCTCGAAGGCGACTTCAACCGCAAGAAGACCTCCGCCTTCTCCGGTCTGATGGGCCAGCAGGTGGCGGCGAAGGGCGTGACCGTGGTCGATGACGGCACGATCATGGAGCGGCGCGGCTCGCTCACGATCGACGACGAGGGCACGCCTTCGGCCTACAACGTGCTGATCGAGGACGGCAAGCTGGTCGGCTACATGCAGGACCGGCAGAACGCCCGCCTGATGGGCATGCGCCCGACCGGCAACGGCCGCCGCGAGGGCTATGCCCACCAGCCCATGCCGCGCATGACCAACACCTACATGACCGCCGGCGACAAGACGCCGGAGGAGATCATCGCCTCGGTGAAGAAGGGCATCTATGCCGTGTCGTTCGGCGGCGGCCAGGTCGACATCACCTCGGGCAAGTTCGTGTTCGGCTGCACCGAGGCCTACATGATCGAGGACGGCAAGGTGACCCAGCCGATCAAGGGCGCGATGCTGATCGGCAACGGACCCGACGCGATGCACCGCGTGACGATGGTCGGCAACGACCTGAAGCTCGACACCGGCATCGGCACCTGCGGCAAGGCTGGCCAGGGCGTGCCCGTCGGCATCGGCCAACCGCACCTGCGCATGAACCAGATGACGGTCGGCGGGACGAAGGCGTGA
- a CDS encoding invasion associated locus B family protein gives MIRRFILSALLCCAAASTPASAQQQQETVKGTHGAWSMVCSTPAGASAEQCAMMQNVVAEERPEMGLSVVVFRTADNKAEILRVLTPLGVLLPNGLGLYVDGKDIGRAYFARCFEDGCYAEVILEKQLLDTFKTGKSAVFIVFQAPEEGIGIPVDLTGFAEGFAALP, from the coding sequence ATGATCCGTCGCTTTATACTGTCTGCGCTGTTGTGCTGCGCGGCCGCCTCGACGCCCGCCTCGGCACAGCAGCAGCAGGAGACGGTGAAGGGCACCCACGGCGCATGGTCGATGGTCTGCTCAACGCCTGCGGGCGCGAGCGCCGAGCAGTGCGCAATGATGCAGAACGTCGTCGCCGAGGAGCGGCCCGAGATGGGGCTTTCCGTCGTCGTGTTCCGCACCGCGGACAACAAGGCCGAGATCCTGCGCGTGCTGACCCCGCTCGGCGTGCTCCTGCCGAACGGCCTCGGCCTCTATGTCGACGGCAAGGACATCGGCCGCGCCTATTTCGCCCGCTGCTTCGAGGATGGCTGCTACGCCGAGGTGATCCTGGAGAAGCAGCTCCTCGACACGTTCAAGACCGGCAAGTCGGCGGTGTTCATCGTCTTCCAGGCGCCGGAGGAAGGCATCGGCATCCCCGTTGACCTCACGGGCTTCGCGGAAGGTTTCGCCGCCCTTCCCTGA